The sequence TCTCGGCCCACTGGCCTTCTCGGACGATCAGTTCCTGCTTGATCTGGTGACGGTGGAGGGTGGGTCCATCAAGGATGTCGTGCTTGCGGGTCTCGTTGATGATCTTGTCGGCGTGGTTGACGACCATCTCCGGATTGTTCACCGTGATCGGCGTCGGCCCAGCGTCCGGTACGGGAGGCAGGACGAACGCTGCCGGGTCTGTTCGCCCGCCGCCAGGAGAGCCGGGCTCATCGGACGGACGGGGCGGAAGGAGGGGACGATCGTCGGACATGTGCTTTGTGCTTCCTTTCGGCAGGGAAGGGGAGGTGAGAGCACGGCCGGCTCAGATCCGGCGTCGGTCGATGCGCATCGTCCCGACCTTGTTGATGACGGTGGTGTCGGTCATGTCGCCCATGAACTGGAAGACGGCGGGCGGGCGACTCGGGTCCCCTTGGCCGCCTGGGCCGCTCGGCGGCGTCGGCGCGGCAGTTCCGCCCTCGTCCTCGGGCGCGTCCGGATTGATGAGCGGGTCGAGGGCTTTCGGTGTCATCTGGGGTACGAACAGCCAGCACGGCTCCTCGAACGCCTTGCCGTCCACACGCGCCGTCGCGCGGAGGAAGTGTTCTTCGTCGAGGTCCGGCGTGCGTCCCGCACGGACGGTGCGGCGGAACGCCGCCTCCGAGACGACCGCGGCCAGAAGGCCTCGCCGGTGTTCCCGGGCCGCCGTCAGGGCCGTGCGCACGACCTGGCTGTCGAGCAGTCGGCACACCTCGTTGATGGCGTCGCCGCGGTGGTCGGGAAGGGAGAGCGGTCCGACGTGCACGGCGGCACGCAACCTGATCGCCGGAGCGCCGGCGAGCCGTTCGCGGTCGTAGCGGACGAGCGCCGCGTGCAGGTGTTCCAGCAGCGGGTCGACCAGCCGTGCGATGTCCTTGGCGGGCATGACGAGGATGGCCCCGTCACCGGTGTCCTTGAACGCGCCGGGCCGCTCTCGTGGGTCCTGGAGTCCGATGTGTGCCAGCACGTTGGTGAGGACGTCGTCCAGGTCCGAACGCAGGGGAGCCATCTTCGCTTCCTGGACCTGGCTGTAGCCCTGCATGTCCACGGCCAGGAGTGCCTGTTCCGGAGGGACATCGAGGGACGAAGGCGGGGCAATGGACACGCTGCTACCGACCTTTCGGTCACGACGGAGGAATCGGGTGCCCCATGCTCATCGGCCCGGGCGCGCGGTGGTGCCCAGCACTGGGCACCACCCTGGTGCGGCCGGTCACATCGTGCTGCGGGCGTGGGCCTCGATCGATGCGATGTCGTGGATCAGCAGACCGCCGCCCGGCTCCGTCTCCAGCCAGCCTTCTTCCCGCCACGGCTTGATCGCCGCACCGACGGCGTTGCGGGAAGCACCGATCATCTGGGAGAGCTCTTCCTGAGTCAGCCGAACACTGACCGCCGGACGATTGGTCGATGCCGCGTCCACGAGCCGGCTCAGCGCACCGGCCAGGCGTGCGGGGACGCATGCGGTGGCCAGTTCGAACCTGACCTTCTCGGACTCCCTGACCCGCGCGATCGCATGACGCAGCAACGGGTTGAGCAGGCCGTTGTTCTCGACGAACGTGAGGAACTCGGGAGCTGGAATGAGGTGCACGCGACAGGATTCTGCGGCGATCACGGAAGCCGAGCGAGGCTGGGCATCCAGGACGGCCAGCTCGCCGAGCAGCTCGCCGGGACCTCGTACAGCGAGCAGGGCCCGTTCCCCGTTCGGTCCTGTCAACGTCACGAGGGTCGATCCC comes from Streptomyces sp. NBC_01551 and encodes:
- a CDS encoding Crp/Fnr family transcriptional regulator, whose amino-acid sequence is MAVIGDHLWSQLCRLAPLRVRPARSVLLRQGDPGTHVVLLASGSTLVTLTGPNGERALLAVRGPGELLGELAVLDAQPRSASVIAAESCRVHLIPAPEFLTFVENNGLLNPLLRHAIARVRESEKVRFELATACVPARLAGALSRLVDAASTNRPAVSVRLTQEELSQMIGASRNAVGAAIKPWREEGWLETEPGGGLLIHDIASIEAHARSTM